The following are encoded together in the Raineyella sp. LH-20 genome:
- a CDS encoding ATP-binding protein has translation MTDRGRLRVLLGAAPGVGKTFSMLEEGLRLQDEGRDVVVAVVESHGRAATAAKAAGLETVPRRTVSYRGVELTEMDLDAVLARRPELALVDELAHTNVPGSVHEKRWQDVQVLLDAGIDVISTVNIQHIESLNDVVEQITGVPQRETIPDHILRAADQIEVVDLAPQALRDRLSGGFVYPADRIDAALSNYFRLGNLTALRELALLWLADEVDQALLTYREEHGISNTWEARERVVVSLSGGPEGETLLRRGARISARSVGGELIAVHVTSQDGLRAGRPEALARQRALVEKLGGSYHQVVGEDIPEALVEFARSVNATQLVMGVSRRGRVQAALTGPGIGATVIRDVGSIDVHIVNHAAAGGRFQLPRLGRALSLQRRIAGFVLALLGGPALTALLVNVRTPDAITADVLAYQLLVILVALLGGIWPGLFAALLSGVSVDFFFMEPVGTITIAKPVHLMAVGLYVVNALLVSYLVDRAARRSRSARRSGIESELLQSIAGSVLRGQQAVPALITETREAFGLSAVRLVQDDSVVAADGDPAPTEVPTALPVGDHAVLELYGGDLQASERRLLAVIIAQLEAALEHRDLEEVASEVAPLAASERVRSALLSAVGHDLRRPLAAAVAAVSGLRAAYDHLSADDRDELLSTADESLATLSSVVTDLLDVSRLQAGVIAVSLSPTDPAEVIVPALDEVGVGPDRVEIDLAPDCPPLLADPVLLQRVLVNLLLNATRHAPPGTRVRIAASSFGATVQIRVVDHGPGIPPERLDDVFVPFQRLGDTDNTTGLGLGLALSKGFTEGMGGTLTPEDTPGGGLTMVVSLPVADPARPEGD, from the coding sequence ACGGTGTCCTACCGCGGGGTGGAACTGACCGAGATGGACCTCGACGCGGTGCTCGCCCGGCGTCCCGAGCTGGCGCTGGTCGACGAGTTGGCCCACACCAACGTGCCGGGATCGGTGCACGAGAAGCGCTGGCAGGACGTGCAGGTGCTGCTCGACGCCGGCATCGACGTCATCTCCACGGTGAACATCCAGCACATCGAGTCACTCAACGACGTCGTCGAGCAGATCACCGGCGTCCCCCAGCGGGAGACCATCCCCGACCACATCCTGCGGGCCGCCGACCAGATCGAGGTCGTCGACCTCGCCCCCCAGGCGCTGCGGGACCGGCTGTCCGGCGGGTTCGTCTATCCGGCCGACCGGATCGACGCCGCGCTGTCCAACTACTTCCGGCTCGGCAACCTGACCGCGCTGCGGGAGCTGGCCCTGCTCTGGCTGGCCGACGAGGTCGACCAGGCGCTGCTGACCTACCGCGAGGAACACGGCATCAGCAACACCTGGGAGGCCCGGGAGCGGGTGGTGGTCAGTCTGTCGGGCGGGCCCGAGGGGGAGACGCTGCTGCGGCGCGGTGCCCGGATCTCCGCCCGCTCCGTCGGCGGTGAACTGATCGCCGTCCACGTCACCAGCCAGGACGGCCTGCGCGCCGGACGCCCCGAGGCGTTGGCCCGGCAACGCGCCCTGGTCGAGAAGCTCGGCGGCAGCTACCACCAGGTGGTCGGCGAGGACATCCCCGAGGCCCTGGTCGAGTTCGCCCGCTCGGTCAACGCCACCCAGTTGGTGATGGGCGTCAGCCGACGGGGTCGCGTCCAGGCCGCGCTCACCGGGCCCGGCATCGGCGCGACCGTCATCCGTGACGTCGGCAGCATCGACGTGCACATCGTCAACCATGCCGCCGCCGGCGGCCGGTTCCAGCTGCCGCGGCTGGGCCGGGCGCTCAGCCTGCAGCGTCGGATCGCCGGGTTCGTGTTGGCGCTGCTCGGCGGCCCGGCGCTCACCGCGCTGTTGGTCAACGTACGCACCCCGGACGCGATCACCGCCGACGTGCTGGCCTACCAGTTGCTGGTCATCCTGGTCGCCCTGCTCGGCGGGATCTGGCCGGGGCTGTTCGCCGCGCTGCTGTCCGGTGTCTCGGTGGACTTCTTCTTCATGGAGCCGGTGGGGACCATCACCATCGCCAAGCCGGTGCATCTGATGGCGGTCGGCCTCTACGTGGTCAACGCGTTGCTGGTCAGTTATCTGGTCGACCGGGCCGCTCGCCGGTCCCGCTCCGCCCGCCGCTCGGGCATCGAGTCGGAGCTGCTGCAGTCCATCGCCGGCAGCGTGCTGCGCGGTCAGCAGGCGGTGCCCGCGCTGATCACCGAGACCCGGGAGGCCTTCGGGCTGAGCGCGGTCCGGCTGGTGCAGGACGACAGCGTGGTGGCCGCTGACGGTGACCCGGCGCCGACCGAGGTGCCGACCGCCCTCCCGGTCGGGGACCACGCCGTCCTCGAGCTCTACGGCGGCGACCTGCAGGCCTCCGAGCGGCGTCTGCTGGCCGTCATCATCGCCCAGCTCGAGGCGGCCCTGGAACACCGCGACCTCGAGGAGGTGGCCAGCGAGGTCGCCCCGCTGGCGGCCTCCGAGCGGGTCCGCAGTGCCCTGTTGTCGGCGGTCGGCCACGACCTGCGCCGCCCCCTGGCGGCGGCCGTCGCGGCGGTCAGCGGGTTGCGGGCGGCGTACGACCATCTCAGCGCCGACGACCGCGACGAGCTCCTCTCCACCGCCGACGAGAGCCTGGCGACCCTGTCGTCGGTGGTCACCGACCTGCTCGACGTCAGCCGGCTGCAGGCCGGGGTGATCGCGGTGTCGCTGAGCCCGACCGACCCCGCGGAGGTGATCGTGCCGGCCCTCGACGAGGTCGGCGTCGGCCCCGACCGGGTGGAGATCGACCTGGCGCCGGACTGTCCGCCCCTGCTGGCCGATCCGGTGCTGCTGCAGCGGGTGCTGGTCAACCTGCTGCTGAACGCGACCCGCCATGCCCCGCCCGGGACGCGGGTACGGATCGCGGCGAGCTCGTTCGGCGCCACCGTGCAGATCCGGGTCGTCGATCACGGTCCGGGCATCCCGCCGGAACGGCTCGACGACGTCTTCGTCCCCTTCCAGCGGCTGGGCGACACCGACAACACCACCGGCCTCGGGCTGGGACTCGCACTGTCCAAGGGCTTCACCGAGGGGATGGGTGGGACACTGACACCGGAAGACACCCCCGGCGGCGGGCTGACCATGGTGGTGTCGTTGCCGGTTGCCGACCCGGCACGGCCGGAGGGGGACTGA
- a CDS encoding response regulator transcription factor — protein sequence MKILIADDDPQLVRALRITLGAEGYQIVAAPDGARAIQAAVDHQPDLVLLDLGMPGLDGIDVIHALRGWTQIPVLVVSGRTGAADKVEALDAGADDYVTKPFSIQELLARVRALTRRVPSAEPEPIVRIGDVSIDLTARSVTRTVRGETHHVRLTPTEWRVLELLVRNPGRLVTRQTLLTQIWGSDHVADTGYLRLYISQLRKKLEPDPHLPRYLLTEAGMGYRLELPDQPPRPGRNA from the coding sequence ATGAAGATCCTGATCGCTGACGACGATCCGCAGCTCGTCCGCGCCCTGCGGATCACCCTCGGCGCGGAGGGCTACCAGATCGTCGCCGCGCCCGACGGCGCTCGGGCCATCCAGGCCGCGGTCGACCATCAGCCCGATCTCGTCCTGCTCGACCTGGGCATGCCGGGCCTCGACGGCATCGACGTCATCCATGCCCTGCGCGGCTGGACCCAGATCCCCGTGCTGGTCGTCTCCGGGCGGACCGGGGCGGCGGACAAGGTGGAGGCCCTGGACGCCGGCGCCGACGACTACGTGACCAAGCCGTTCTCCATCCAGGAGCTGCTCGCCCGGGTGCGCGCCCTGACCCGGCGGGTGCCGAGCGCCGAACCCGAGCCGATCGTACGGATCGGCGACGTGTCGATCGACCTGACCGCCCGCAGCGTGACCCGGACCGTCCGTGGCGAGACCCACCACGTACGCCTCACGCCGACGGAGTGGCGGGTGCTCGAGCTCCTCGTCCGCAACCCCGGCCGGCTGGTGACCCGCCAGACCCTGCTCACCCAGATCTGGGGGTCGGACCACGTCGCCGACACCGGCTACCTGCGCCTCTACATCTCCCAGCTGCGCAAGAAACTCGAGCCCGATCCGCACCTGCCGCGCTACCTGCTCACCGAGGCCGGCATGGGTTATCGGCTGGAACTGCCCGATCAGCCTCCTCGTCCGGGCAGGAATGCGTAG
- a CDS encoding uracil-xanthine permease family protein: MANTSNTPQPNTPQPKASRSFLGWTVHGDGYRIAPGEVVRPSERLAWPATIGIGAQHVVAMFGATFLVPLITGFPPSTTLFFSAVGTLLFLVITAGRVPSYLGSSFALIAPITAATASHGMGSALGGVIAVGALLALVGVVVHFAGARWINRVMPPTVTGAIVALIGFNLAPSAWTNVQTAPVTSVVTIVAIILVTVLFRGMLGRLSILVGVLIGYLTAVVRGEVDFSAIDKAAWIGLPTFHAPTWEPSVLAMFLPVVVVLIAENIGHVKSVSAMTGDDLDDVTGRALFADGLSTVLAGVGGGSGTTTYAENIGVMAATRVYSTAAYLVAGLFALLLSMVPKFGALIATIPAGVLGGAATVLYGMIGMLGVRIWVQNRVDFSDPVNLNTAAISLIVGIANYTWTVGGQVVNGQQVGGVVFNGIALGAFSAIAVYHVMRGIARWRGTSLESASPASAPAGAELHPGELRRTPEDDPVE; this comes from the coding sequence GTGGCCAACACATCCAACACCCCGCAGCCCAACACCCCGCAACCGAAGGCGTCGCGCTCGTTCCTGGGATGGACGGTGCACGGCGACGGCTACCGGATCGCTCCGGGCGAGGTGGTCCGGCCGTCCGAGCGGCTGGCCTGGCCGGCGACGATCGGCATCGGCGCACAGCACGTCGTGGCGATGTTCGGTGCCACCTTCCTGGTGCCGCTGATCACCGGCTTCCCGCCGTCGACCACGCTGTTCTTCTCCGCCGTCGGCACCCTGCTGTTCCTGGTCATCACCGCCGGCCGGGTGCCCAGCTATCTCGGCTCGAGCTTCGCCCTGATCGCCCCGATCACCGCGGCCACCGCTTCGCACGGCATGGGGTCGGCGCTCGGTGGCGTGATCGCCGTCGGCGCGCTGCTCGCCCTGGTCGGCGTGGTCGTCCACTTCGCCGGTGCCCGCTGGATCAACCGGGTGATGCCGCCGACCGTCACCGGGGCGATCGTCGCGCTGATCGGTTTCAACCTGGCCCCGTCGGCGTGGACCAACGTCCAGACCGCCCCGGTCACCTCCGTCGTGACGATCGTCGCGATCATCCTGGTCACCGTGCTCTTCCGCGGCATGCTCGGCCGGTTGTCGATCCTCGTCGGCGTCCTGATCGGCTACCTCACCGCGGTGGTCCGTGGCGAGGTCGACTTCTCCGCCATCGACAAGGCCGCCTGGATCGGCCTGCCGACCTTCCACGCCCCGACCTGGGAACCGTCGGTGCTGGCGATGTTCCTGCCGGTGGTCGTGGTGCTGATCGCCGAGAACATCGGCCACGTGAAGTCGGTGTCGGCGATGACCGGCGACGACCTGGACGACGTCACCGGCCGGGCGCTCTTCGCCGACGGCCTGTCGACGGTGCTGGCCGGCGTCGGCGGCGGCTCCGGCACCACCACGTACGCCGAGAACATCGGCGTGATGGCGGCGACCCGGGTCTACTCGACCGCCGCCTATCTGGTGGCCGGCCTGTTCGCGCTGCTGCTGTCGATGGTGCCGAAGTTCGGTGCGCTGATCGCCACCATCCCCGCCGGCGTGCTCGGCGGGGCGGCGACGGTGCTCTACGGCATGATCGGCATGCTGGGCGTACGGATCTGGGTGCAGAATCGGGTCGACTTCTCCGATCCGGTCAACCTCAACACCGCGGCCATCTCCCTGATCGTCGGCATCGCGAACTACACCTGGACGGTCGGCGGCCAGGTCGTCAACGGCCAGCAGGTCGGCGGCGTGGTGTTCAACGGCATCGCCCTGGGCGCCTTCAGCGCGATCGCGGTCTACCACGTGATGCGGGGGATCGCCCGGTGGCGCGGGACCAGCCTCGAGTCGGCCTCCCCGGCCTCTGCCCCGGCCGGTGCCGAGTTGCATCCCGGGGAGCTGCGGCGGACACCGGAGGACGATCCTGTCGAGTAG
- a CDS encoding type II toxin-antitoxin system PemK/MazF family toxin has translation MPPQVREGRQATGERAVPAAASADAAARTAAAGSAYPGDFTGRPAISYRPAEDGRPDPGEVVWTWVPYEEDPSRGKDRPVLLIGADGQWLLGVQMTSKDHDRDAAQEASVGRYWMDIGAGPWDREGRPSEVRLNRIIRIDPAAVRRTAARLDERRFRAVADGVLAHC, from the coding sequence ATGCCTCCACAGGTGCGCGAGGGGCGACAGGCCACTGGCGAGCGAGCCGTTCCGGCCGCTGCCTCCGCTGATGCAGCGGCCCGGACCGCGGCGGCCGGCAGTGCGTACCCGGGTGACTTCACCGGCCGCCCGGCGATCAGCTACCGCCCCGCCGAGGACGGCCGACCCGACCCGGGCGAGGTGGTGTGGACCTGGGTGCCGTACGAGGAGGACCCGAGCCGGGGCAAGGACCGGCCGGTGCTGCTGATCGGTGCCGACGGGCAGTGGCTGCTCGGCGTGCAGATGACCTCCAAGGACCACGATCGGGACGCCGCCCAGGAGGCCTCGGTCGGCCGCTACTGGATGGACATCGGCGCCGGCCCGTGGGACCGGGAGGGACGCCCCAGCGAGGTCCGACTGAACCGGATCATCCGGATCGACCCGGCCGCCGTACGCCGCACCGCCGCCCGGCTGGACGAGCGACGCTTCCGCGCCGTGGCCGACGGCGTGCTGGCCCACTGCTGA
- a CDS encoding DUF1707 domain-containing protein, producing the protein MSAGMPDNIRASDIDRARVTDLLDAAYADGRLTLEEHRERVAHALAARTFAELGPLTADLGMPAGGAAGGPADTYGTGPAGLPAVSDAGAMPIPTEPGAVARPWGVVVDPSTESPRDTVVAVFSGAERKGVLRVPRGTTAIALFGGASIDLREAVFESRTITIDAYAVFGGLEVVVPDGVRVVNQVFPIFGGASSQARCADPNAPTVILRGLAAFGGVAVTMKPSDE; encoded by the coding sequence ATGAGCGCTGGAATGCCCGACAACATCCGGGCGTCGGATATCGACCGAGCCCGCGTCACCGACCTCCTCGATGCGGCGTACGCGGACGGTCGGCTGACTCTGGAGGAGCACCGGGAACGCGTCGCCCACGCGCTCGCGGCGCGGACGTTCGCCGAGCTGGGTCCGCTGACCGCCGATCTCGGGATGCCCGCGGGAGGGGCGGCCGGCGGACCGGCCGACACATACGGGACGGGGCCGGCCGGGCTGCCGGCGGTCAGTGACGCCGGCGCGATGCCCATCCCGACCGAGCCGGGCGCGGTGGCCCGTCCCTGGGGTGTGGTGGTCGACCCGTCGACGGAGAGCCCGCGGGACACGGTCGTCGCGGTGTTCAGCGGCGCCGAACGCAAGGGCGTGCTCCGTGTCCCCCGCGGCACCACCGCGATCGCCCTGTTCGGTGGGGCGTCGATCGACCTGCGCGAGGCGGTCTTCGAGTCCCGGACGATCACCATCGACGCGTACGCGGTGTTCGGCGGTCTGGAGGTGGTGGTGCCGGACGGCGTACGCGTCGTCAACCAGGTGTTCCCCATCTTCGGTGGCGCGTCGTCCCAGGCGCGGTGCGCCGACCCGAACGCCCCGACGGTCATCCTGCGCGGTCTCGCCGCTTTCGGGGGCGTCGCCGTCACGATGAAGCCCTCCGATGAGTGA
- a CDS encoding PH domain-containing protein, giving the protein MSDTAPQGAGAALLFDGPDVDWHGIDRRWRQLSWLTSGLVALLVGVVLAVVAQLVFGEWLFTVIPLVVVALVWGWNAVLIGRRWPRWGYAETADELWVRHGVMFRALTVVPYGRLQVIDVNAGPLERSFGLATVTLVTASADTDARIPGLPAAEAARLRDVLTSHSDPRRSGL; this is encoded by the coding sequence ATGAGTGACACCGCGCCGCAGGGGGCCGGTGCTGCCCTCCTCTTCGACGGGCCCGATGTCGACTGGCACGGCATCGACCGACGGTGGCGTCAGCTCTCCTGGCTGACGTCCGGGCTGGTCGCGCTCCTCGTCGGGGTGGTGCTCGCGGTCGTGGCGCAATTGGTGTTCGGCGAGTGGCTCTTCACCGTGATCCCGCTGGTGGTGGTCGCTCTGGTGTGGGGGTGGAACGCCGTGCTGATCGGGCGTCGGTGGCCCCGCTGGGGGTATGCGGAGACGGCCGACGAGCTGTGGGTGCGTCACGGGGTGATGTTCCGTGCGTTGACCGTGGTGCCGTACGGCCGGCTGCAGGTGATCGACGTGAACGCCGGGCCGCTGGAGCGTTCCTTCGGTCTGGCGACCGTCACCCTGGTGACCGCGTCCGCCGACACCGATGCGCGGATCCCCGGGCTGCCCGCGGCCGAGGCGGCGCGGCTGCGTGACGTCCTGACGTCGCACAGCGATCCGCGGAGGTCGGGTCTGTGA
- a CDS encoding PH domain-containing protein, with translation MSDPAEPGTEPNSGVDRPGGVDLPGGVDRSGGVAEPTDGHPVMERPHPLTPMVRGWIVLVAGAYAVLRDGVDRTAGGQRGGLPNGWVIAGIILVIALIAAVAGWATWWFTRFVIDEHEVRVETGWLQRRSRRVAFERIQSVDVDQPLIARLFGLAELRIEAGAGEAATRLRYLSRGRAYDLRDYLLRRAVGERTSVAAVGLQPRPGVMVDASAADELLLTMEAGRIIGAFLLSSELWWSVVISFGLVVITWAAGAGAFSLAALLPMVLAFFSMLSRRFNQQFNFKLLRTPSGGLRVTSGLTRLVSQTLPMDRIQGVRIRQPLLWRIPGWWQVDIDMVGLARGRNAEDNDRRESTVLPAGTGAELAFILRQVLPGIDLDAVPLRGVPRRVRLIRWIDSHTLRWGASPQVAIADHGVFHRRGAIVPLRKFQSVRLTQGPLQRWLGVASVHIDTTPGPVHFVARHLPADEARTYARTVLTWGAQARQAQDPGAGPLGSESVAPLSGPGAGRRPEPISEPTREPMSEPTPDTPQSPPPGS, from the coding sequence GTGAGCGATCCGGCGGAGCCCGGCACCGAGCCGAACAGCGGTGTGGACCGTCCTGGTGGTGTGGACCTGCCGGGCGGTGTGGACCGATCGGGTGGTGTGGCCGAGCCGACCGACGGTCACCCGGTGATGGAGCGGCCGCACCCACTCACCCCGATGGTCCGCGGCTGGATCGTCCTCGTCGCGGGTGCCTACGCGGTGCTGCGCGACGGGGTCGACCGGACCGCCGGTGGACAACGCGGCGGCCTGCCCAACGGCTGGGTGATCGCCGGGATCATCCTCGTCATCGCCCTGATCGCCGCTGTCGCCGGCTGGGCCACCTGGTGGTTCACCCGGTTCGTCATCGACGAGCACGAGGTCCGGGTCGAGACGGGCTGGCTGCAGCGCCGGTCCCGCCGGGTCGCGTTCGAACGGATCCAGTCCGTCGACGTCGACCAGCCGCTGATCGCGCGGCTCTTCGGCCTGGCCGAACTGCGCATCGAGGCCGGCGCCGGTGAGGCGGCGACCCGGCTGCGGTACCTGTCCCGCGGCCGTGCGTACGATCTGCGCGACTACCTGCTGCGTCGCGCGGTCGGCGAACGGACCAGCGTCGCCGCCGTCGGCCTGCAGCCGCGGCCCGGGGTGATGGTCGACGCCTCGGCGGCGGACGAGTTGCTGCTGACGATGGAAGCAGGCCGGATCATCGGCGCCTTCCTGCTGTCCAGCGAGCTGTGGTGGTCGGTGGTGATCAGCTTCGGTCTCGTCGTGATCACCTGGGCCGCGGGGGCCGGCGCGTTCTCGCTCGCGGCGCTGCTACCGATGGTGCTGGCGTTCTTCTCGATGCTCTCCCGCCGGTTCAACCAGCAGTTCAACTTCAAACTGCTCCGTACGCCGTCCGGTGGGCTGCGGGTCACCTCCGGGCTGACCCGGCTGGTCTCCCAGACCCTGCCGATGGACCGCATCCAGGGCGTACGGATCCGCCAGCCGCTGCTGTGGCGGATCCCGGGCTGGTGGCAGGTCGACATCGACATGGTGGGGCTGGCCCGTGGACGCAACGCCGAGGACAACGACCGGCGCGAATCGACCGTCCTGCCCGCCGGGACCGGCGCCGAGCTCGCCTTCATCCTGCGCCAGGTGCTGCCCGGGATCGACCTGGACGCCGTGCCCCTGCGCGGGGTGCCGCGCCGGGTCCGGCTGATCCGCTGGATCGACTCACACACGCTGCGGTGGGGCGCCAGCCCGCAGGTGGCCATCGCCGACCACGGGGTCTTCCACCGGCGCGGGGCGATCGTGCCGCTGCGGAAGTTCCAGTCCGTACGCCTCACCCAGGGCCCGCTGCAACGATGGCTGGGCGTGGCCAGCGTGCACATCGACACCACCCCCGGCCCGGTCCATTTCGTGGCCCGCCACCTGCCGGCGGACGAGGCCCGTACGTACGCTCGTACGGTGCTGACCTGGGGAGCGCAGGCCCGCCAGGCGCAGGACCCCGGTGCTGGGCCCCTCGGTTCGGAGTCCGTCGCGCCGCTGTCGGGGCCGGGTGCGGGGCGGCGACCGGAGCCGATCTCGGAGCCGACACGTGAGCCGATGTCGGAGCCGACACCGGACACTCCGCAGTCGCCACCACCCGGGTCCTGA
- the ppgK gene encoding polyphosphate--glucose phosphotransferase, protein MTVRPVLGIDIGGSGIKGAPVDLEVGDFATDRLRIPTPKKSTPKKVGAAVAEIVTHFADLIGDGPVGITIPAVVTHGVTRSAANIDKSWIGFEAQKMFEDLLGRHVLVVNDADAAGLAEAHFGAAKDHPGLVLLATLGTGIGTALVHRGVLIPNSEFGHVEIDGHDAETQASSGVKDRLGLSYKEWIPRIERYFQVVEALLWPDLIVVGGGISRDADKFLPKLRLQTAIVPAELRNRAGIIGAAWLAAHQDEDGVSDLTVEAATERALRHAAERTTLVRVADESDQVLPDDQAVLESAAEE, encoded by the coding sequence ATGACAGTGCGACCAGTGCTCGGCATCGACATCGGTGGGTCGGGGATCAAGGGAGCCCCGGTCGATCTGGAGGTCGGCGACTTCGCGACGGATCGGCTGCGGATCCCGACGCCGAAGAAGTCCACACCGAAGAAGGTGGGCGCGGCGGTCGCCGAGATCGTGACGCATTTCGCGGACCTGATCGGCGATGGTCCGGTGGGGATCACCATCCCGGCGGTGGTCACCCACGGTGTCACCCGATCGGCCGCCAACATCGACAAGTCGTGGATCGGGTTCGAGGCCCAGAAGATGTTCGAGGACCTGCTCGGCCGCCACGTCCTGGTCGTCAACGACGCCGACGCCGCCGGGCTGGCCGAGGCACACTTCGGAGCCGCCAAGGACCACCCGGGCCTGGTCCTCTTGGCGACCCTCGGCACCGGCATCGGCACCGCGCTGGTCCACCGCGGCGTGCTGATCCCCAACAGCGAGTTCGGCCACGTCGAGATCGACGGCCACGACGCCGAGACGCAGGCCTCCTCCGGCGTCAAGGACCGGCTGGGACTGTCCTACAAGGAGTGGATCCCGCGGATCGAGCGCTACTTCCAGGTCGTCGAGGCCCTGCTGTGGCCCGACCTCATCGTCGTCGGCGGCGGCATCAGCCGCGACGCGGACAAGTTCCTGCCGAAACTGCGCCTCCAGACGGCCATCGTGCCGGCCGAACTGCGCAACCGCGCCGGCATCATCGGTGCGGCCTGGCTGGCCGCCCACCAGGACGAGGACGGTGTCAGCGACCTGACCGTGGAGGCGGCCACCGAACGCGCATTGCGGCACGCCGCGGAGCGTACGACCCTCGTCCGAGTCGCCGACGAATCCGACCAGGTCCTGCCCGACGATCAGGCCGTGCTGGAGTCCGCCGCGGAGGAGTGA
- the argS gene encoding arginine--tRNA ligase, with protein MSSLVATLSERFAAVTGGVDPELRPATKPRFGHFQCNVAMRLAKDEGAKPRDIAQRIVDEIRIDDLCEPLEIAGPGFINIRLKNSVLAAEANALMADPHRGVPQDPHPRRTIIDYSSPNVAKQMHVGHLRSTIIGDCFSRVLGATGSEVIRQNHIGDWGTQFGQLVEQILEEGIDASTLDLAGAEALYKRAAAHFKSDEEFADRARRRVVALQSGDEQTRTIWRQLIDVSLAGFNATYRRMNILLTDDDLAGESTYNEGLVRVVEDLTAMGLAVEDAGALVVWVEGFEAPMIVQKRDGGFGYDATDLAAIRHRVDELGAERIVYVTDARQAQHFAMVFAVARKAGWLPETVTAEHIGFGMVLGSDGKPFKTRDGSAVTLSSLLDAAEEIAAPPIALAAIKYADLSNGLNKDYVFDAERMVQTTGDTGPYLQYAHARTCAVMREAEAKGLALDTEVSVLDEPTEQALALALSGFGEVVAEVASTLQPHKLCTYLYELAQHYSAFYQQCPILKSEGAVRDSRLGLCRAVRTVLAAGLGMLGIEALERM; from the coding sequence ATGTCCTCCCTTGTAGCCACATTGAGTGAACGGTTCGCGGCGGTGACCGGCGGCGTCGATCCCGAGCTGCGGCCGGCCACCAAGCCCCGGTTCGGCCACTTCCAGTGCAATGTGGCGATGCGGCTGGCCAAGGACGAGGGCGCGAAGCCGCGCGACATCGCCCAGCGGATCGTCGACGAGATCCGGATCGACGACCTGTGCGAGCCGCTGGAGATCGCCGGCCCCGGCTTCATCAACATCCGGCTGAAGAACTCCGTGCTGGCCGCGGAGGCCAACGCCCTGATGGCCGATCCGCACCGCGGAGTCCCGCAGGACCCGCACCCGCGGCGTACGATCATCGACTACTCCTCGCCCAACGTCGCCAAGCAGATGCACGTCGGCCACCTGCGCTCGACGATCATCGGCGACTGCTTCTCCCGGGTGCTCGGGGCGACCGGCTCGGAGGTGATCCGACAGAACCACATCGGCGACTGGGGCACCCAGTTCGGCCAGTTGGTCGAGCAGATCCTCGAGGAGGGGATCGATGCAAGCACGCTGGACCTGGCCGGGGCCGAGGCGCTCTACAAGCGGGCCGCGGCGCACTTCAAGTCCGACGAGGAGTTCGCCGACCGGGCCCGCCGCCGCGTGGTGGCCCTGCAGTCGGGCGACGAGCAGACCCGTACGATCTGGCGCCAGCTGATCGACGTGTCGCTGGCCGGTTTCAACGCCACCTACCGTCGGATGAACATCCTGCTCACCGACGACGACCTGGCCGGCGAGTCCACCTACAACGAGGGCTTGGTCCGGGTCGTCGAGGACCTGACGGCGATGGGCCTGGCCGTCGAGGACGCCGGCGCCCTGGTGGTCTGGGTCGAGGGCTTCGAGGCGCCGATGATCGTGCAGAAGCGCGACGGCGGCTTCGGTTACGACGCCACCGACCTGGCCGCCATCCGGCACCGCGTCGACGAGCTGGGCGCCGAACGGATCGTGTACGTCACCGACGCCCGCCAGGCCCAGCACTTCGCGATGGTCTTCGCCGTCGCCCGCAAGGCCGGTTGGCTGCCGGAGACCGTGACCGCCGAGCACATCGGCTTCGGCATGGTGCTCGGCTCCGACGGCAAACCGTTCAAGACCCGCGACGGATCCGCTGTCACGCTGTCCTCACTGCTCGACGCGGCCGAGGAGATCGCCGCCCCGCCGATCGCGCTGGCCGCGATCAAGTACGCCGACCTGTCCAACGGGCTGAACAAGGACTACGTGTTCGACGCCGAGCGGATGGTGCAGACCACCGGCGACACCGGCCCCTACCTGCAGTACGCCCACGCCCGCACCTGCGCGGTGATGCGGGAAGCGGAAGCCAAGGGCCTGGCCCTCGACACCGAGGTGAGCGTGTTGGACGAGCCGACCGAACAGGCACTGGCCCTGGCGCTGTCCGGCTTCGGCGAGGTGGTGGCCGAGGTGGCCAGCACGCTGCAGCCGCACAAGCTGTGCACGTACCTGTACGAACTGGCCCAGCACTACTCGGCCTTCTACCAGCAGTGCCCGATCCTGAAGTCCGAGGGCGCGGTGCGAGACTCGCGACTGGGCCTGTGCCGGGCCGTACGTACGGTGCTGGCCGCCGGCCTGGGCATGCTGGGGATCGAGGCGCTCGAGCGGATGTGA